From Malus x domestica mitochondrion, complete genome:
TTTATCAAATCTCAGGGACATGGTCTAATCATGAGGGTAGTATTTTATCATGGTGTCGGATCCCAAGTTTATATGGATTCCTTCTTTGTTACCGGGGTCGACCCCAAAGCCATAATGTCTCAAAACGAGGAGGCCATAGAGAAACTCTTTTTTATTCCTTTGTCTCGAACTTCGTGAAGAACTCCATTCTATCTCTCCCTCGTTACGAACAAAAAAGTGGTGGTGTTGTACACCGCCAGTTGTACACCCCACGAACCCTTGTTGATTCTGAACTTCGTTCGCGAAGGAACCGGGCTTTTGACGGGCCAGCCCTTTTTTATGCGCCGCTTTACCCCGAAAGGAAAATTMGCTTTGCTCCTCTGGGCACTAGGCGCTCCCGTGGTTCGCGAGAAGGAAAAAGGATGAATCCTTTGTTACATCTGGCACGAGATGATAAAGAGAGAGCTTCGTCTATCAATGAACAGCGGATTGACGGAGCTCTTGGCATTGCTTTGTTTTTCTCTCCTTTCCTATCAGCGAGTTCCGATCCTTTTGTTCGAAATTTCTTCGTTCGTACCGAACCGCTTGCAGAATCAAATCCTGTTCCACAAGATCCTATATCAGCTATACATCCTCCTTGCATTTATGCCGGAGACGTCGCCAGTGCTATGGGCTTTGGCTTATGTAGATCAAAAATGATGAATGGGATTGTGGCACTCCACTCGCCGCCAATGCGGAAGGATGCCGTCGAAAAGAATGGAACGCTGCTTCGCTCTGCTGGATGCGTCGGATCCCGTACAACAAGCGAGCTTTTTACCCTCAAATTCAAACATGTGGGCGCAAAATGCTATCCTGCTCTATTGTTGCGTAGCAATAGAAGCCTGCTCGTGCAGCTTCGGCGGCGCTTTTTCGCCTTCTCTTCGCTCTGGGCAGGAGCGCTAGTGGACACGGGGAGGGAGCAGGCGAAGCGTGTCGTTCGTAATGGACAGAAAGATACCACCACTTCGCCTCTTTGTTGGACTGCCGGCGCGAACACAGTGGTCTCTGACCAAGACCAGGAACCAATTCGAATTTGGATCTTGACATGTCGGTGGTTTTTAACCGTAGGCATCTTGCCAGGAAGTTGGTGGGCTCATCATGAATTAGGTCGGGGTGGCTGGTGGTTTCGGGATCCCGTAGAAAATGCTTCTTTTATGCCTCGGGTATTAGCCACAGCTCGTATTCATTCAGTAATTCTACCCCTTCTTCATTCTTGGACCTCGTTTCTTAATATTGTGACTCTTCCATGCTGTGTCTCAGGAACCTTTTCAATACGGTCCGGATTGCTAGCTTCCGTTCATAGTTTTGCTACAGATGATACACGAGGAATCTTTTTATGGCGGTTCTTCCTTCTAATGACCGGCATATCTATGATTCTTTTCTCCCAGATGAAGCAGCAGGCATCGGTCCGTAGAACCTATAAAAAAGAGATGGTTGTAGCGCGAAGTACTCTTGTGCACCTACGTCACTCGGCTCGCGCGCAACCCCGCCCCGTTATGTTATAGAAGAATTGAACTTATTGCTGGGCTGGTTATTCAGAGCCAGCAATTGGCTGCCGGATTTCGTCCCGCAACTAGAAGAAGATCGCTTCGGGGGTTACTGTGGCGTGGCTGAATGTAGAGCAGTCCGCCCCTGCAGCGTTTGATCAGTAGATTATTTAGAACTTCGGAAGATGGTCAAGGTAGCTTGCTTCCAAGCCACTGCACTAGATGCGCATGTAGTCGTAGTAGTCGGCTCAGAGAGTCTCTGTTCTATACTAAAAGACTACTTCGGGGAATTACGTCGCTCTTTGATTTGAAGAATAAGGCCTACGAGCTCTCTGTTTTTTGGCAGAGATCTCTCCACACCAAGGAACCTAATCACAATGGATCGAAGCCCTCCTTTTCCTTCCAATCCAATTAGTGAAATTCTATCTCTTTCTTACTTGGGAAATTGTGGTCGACCCCGACTAGATGACCTGGGCCTGAAGAAGGACAGGCCTTGTGACTTATCTAGTCAGACATGAAGCAGAATCGACTGGAGGCGTGATTCTTCTTCCGAGCCACTTTTACAGTAAAAAAAAAAGACCCGAAAATGTTGTCTAAGTGTCTTTATCGCCTTCCACTCTTTTTGTGAAGTACTTGGCTGAAAGACCTCGCTCTTTGCTGGATGGGTGGTCCTTTTCTTTGACGTCAATCGTTTGGCTTACTTGAGAGGCGATATTTTTCTTTTGAGGTGAATGGGTCGCCCTCTTACTTGACCATGGCATCGCCAACATGAGTCTGTGTTCTTCGGTGGTTGATAAGCTGCTAGTTGGTATTTAGTTTAGGGCTTGTTATTTCCTTTCACTTTTCCCAACGGGGTGGAGGGCCATCGCAGAAAGTCACCTATCTTCGTAGTTCCGAAGACAGGAATTGGGTAGTAGGGGGCGGCACCCTTGGACTCCCAAAAAAGGCTTTGCCCTGCTGGCTATTGGAAAGTCTCTGTTTACCGCGAAGTGAATATAGTTGGGGGAGAAGAAAGGGATGGGAGGGAGCCTATCACCGCTTATGGCCCGCTTCCTATTTTTGAATCAATTCCTGGTTCACAGGCGAATAAAGCAGCTATCAAAGCTATGCTTGTCAATCGAGTAGGCTCCTTAGTGCTTGCGCTCAGGAACAAACTCTTCTTTATGATCCAACTCCCCCTTTCACTTAAAAGTCAAGAATAAATAAAAACTTTGGAATCAGGATAAGGAAGAATTCAAGGAAGTTCATTACTGAGAGAAGTGGTGATCTCGTCTTGCTTGCTGGGAGAGAGGAAGCTTCCAGACCGCCTTTTCCAGCCAAATAGCGAGCGATCACTCAGCAATGAACACTAACTGAAAGCGGCCGGGAATGAGTACCTATCCCTTACGGGAATCGAACCCGTGTCTTCGACATGAAAAGACGATGTCCTGACCACTGGACGAAAGGGACCAAAAAGCCATTCTTCATATACCTCAGCTCCGAGAATAGAAGTGGTTCGTTTTGTTTCTATACGCAATTCAAGATTTCGTTTGTGTTGATGTT
This genomic window contains:
- the ccmFN gene encoding CcmFN, whose translation is MMGITKQKFLNEHEMSIYELFHYSLFPGLFIAFTYNKKQPPAFGAAPAFWCILLSFLGLSFRHIPNNLSNYNVLTANAPFFYQISGTWSNHEGSILSWCRIPSLYGFLLCYRGRPQSHNVSKRGGHRETLFYSFVSNFVKNSILSLPRYEQKSGGVVHRQLYTPRTLVDSELRSRRNRAFDGPALFYAPLYPERKIXFAPLGTRRSRGSREGKRMNPLLHLARDDKERASSINEQRIDGALGIALFFSPFLSASSDPFVRNFFVRTEPLAESNPVPQDPISAIHPPCIYAGDVASAMGFGLCRSKMMNGIVALHSPPMRKDAVEKNGTLLRSAGCVGSRTTSELFTLKFKHVGAKCYPALLLRSNRSLLVQLRRRFFAFSSLWAGALVDTGREQAKRVVRNGQKDTTTSPLCWTAGANTVVSDQDQEPIRIWILTCRWFLTVGILPGSWWAHHELGRGGWWFRDPVENASFMPRVLATARIHSVILPLLHSWTSFLNIVTLPCCVSGTFSIRSGLLASVHSFATDDTRGIFLWRFFLLMTGISMILFSQMKQQASVRRTYKKEMVVARSTLVHLRHSARAQPRPVML